The sequence TTATGAACTTTTAATCCTAACTTTATCTGTTagatataagaaatataatgcATTTGTGATACATTTTCAGAATCACTcagatgtgtttgtatataaaactCACCTTCTTCATTAaaatcatcctcatcctcgATGATCCCATCATCAGCTATAAGCTCTGGATCTCCGTTTAATCCTGACATTTTCATCTCTACTGACACTAAAGGAGCTTTAAAAGAGAATCACATTTCATTATaaacccttaaacacaaactgtGAGTTAAAACAAGACATTAATCTGCTTCTGGTTTTGTTGTTTATGATACCTGTCAGGTGACTTAATAGGTGTCCTGATAAAAtgccataataaaataaaatatttatgaacgGATATATATAACGataactgtctttttttttttacttatatttcattaaaaacaagcaATACGGGCGTAAATACAAATGACATTAATACGATTAAAAACTGAACTATTACAGGCATTATTGATAGTCGCCTATCTGAGCTTGTGGGCCAAAGAGGTGTTGTAATAGCGTCGCACTAAATATACGTCACGCTGGAGTTAAGATCAACATTTTTCAAAGTATTCTTTAAAACACGTCACTTATTTTTGTGTAATTAGATCAATTTGGTATTTCTCGTGTTCTTGGCCACACGCTTAGGGTCCTTTTTGATCATATATAgctttgttttctgtaaaaatcaCGAGTTTCTTCCTGCACACGTGTTATCTGGAACAGAGATGGACGCCTTGCCTGCAGATTTAAGGGAATTCCTACAAAATCAACCTTTTCTAGAGCTCACTGAAGACAAAAAGGTAATCAGCTGcaggtttttaaataatatctcATTTATAATTCGTGTCTCACGTGTTGTCTTGCTTTCAGATCAAGTGTACGTTAAATGGCCACGAGTTTCCATGCAACCTTGCAGAGGTCCAGAGCTTTATATCTGGGAAGAAATACAAGAAACTGTGTGCTGGAGAGGAATTTAACTACTGTCAGTATGAACCTCATCTGGTCCCGAGCACAAAGCAGCAGtaagtttgtttattatttagaagGAAATACAaatcacttttgtttttatttcactttaatgtGACATTGTGACATGTGTCTGTTTGACgtttcctttatttctttctttccacacaGGAATCACCTGTTTTGCAAGCTGACACTGAGACACCTCAATCGTGTGCCTCATCACGTCCTTCGGCATGTCAGTGGAAAACGGTTCAAGAAAGCTTTAGCAGAATGTAATCGCATGCTTCGCATACGGCCAATTGTTCCTTAATTTTTAGTACTACAAATAAAAGACAGGGTGCATGATGATTTTATTGCAAAAACAATCAACGATGGAGAGTTCCGCTGATGTGGCTTTACTGTATCAAACTCGGCTttggttttattcctcttgtaccACATCAATTTACCCATGATTACAATTATTCCtattaaataaagaacaagaagctttttaaaaaagttttcattCTTTTACAGTTAATGTCATAGGAGAGACAAATAAGTTAGATACTGGCTGatattatagatttatacagttttctgttttttttttattatcattaataagaGGTAAATAAACGGCTTGTCATTTTTCCAAGAAAGTACACAGCGTGAGATTATCATTCCTTCTGACTGACGCTTAGATCTTTTCTTGTTATTGTATCTTGATCACAGGATcaatatgttttgtgttttacttttttccagATGAGGAATGTGTGAAACAAGGTGTGGAGTTTGTTCCCTTCAGACTCCGGCAGAAAAAAAGCAGACCCAAAAACACAGAAGATGGCATGGAGAGCACGAGTGAAGGTAGCAGCAAGcacaaacaaaagcagaaagtgaaaaagaaacaagacaGTGGCATTTGGGCTCCGAGCTCCAGCGAGGGAGAAGCCAGCGACTCGGAGGACAGCATGTCGGATCTCTATCCACGTAAGCTTTTATACtagctctatttttttttttattattcaacatGTTGCTGTACTGCTTCTGTTCGTATTTCCGAGCATCTCTTGTAACGTTATACATTTTGTCATGTGTAATTTAACAGTCGTGAGagattctcacacacattttgctCCTGTCTTCCTTGTAGCTACTCTTTTTACGCTAAAGAATCCAGAAGGACAGGAAGAGAttgaggaagatgaagatgaattcCAGacagatgatgaggatgaggatatGGAGGTTTCTGCACCAGAAGAAGCAAAACAAGCAGTGCAGAAACGTAAAAAGGTATTTAGATCAAATATTTTCCCCAGtacagttgtttttattttctgtgaaaaaaattgtttatatatGGCAGcagattacatttatttttatttctttcacaaatacatacacaagaagtcatttataacaataaactgTATTTAATGGTAATAGAATTACAGGTTTCTGACTGTATTTCTCTGCCTTTACAGGTCCAGTCTGCTGGGTTTAACAAGAAattcaagaaaaacaaaaaaaggaaaggattCAAGCAGATCAGCAAAGTGaagaatggaaaataaaaaaacaaaacgcatTGATTCGGCTTCCTCTGACGTTACTGCTGCATTTCTATCACTATATAATACATCTGACTTTATGATACGCTGTCTCAAATGTCATGAAAAGCACATTTAAACAGGCGGCCagatatttctgcataaatcgTTTTAATTCATGCTCACAGAGATGATGATCGTAGACTTAATAGTTGGCCATTGACGTTtgaaattgtattatttaaatgattacatATGCATTTCCAGTTAGGATTTTGAACCATGTCACAGTCACTAACTACAGTTTGGGACGGAAgaatctgttcattttttaagTCGTGTTTATTTCTTAATATCCATTCAGATTTCTACTTATAACTTTCATTAGTCATCTCGACACTTTAGAGCACAGAAGGCCATCACTAGAGCGTTCTGTACTACAgccaaataattcattaattaatcttAAGACTTGCctatttctattaaataaaCTACAGATTTTTTACATGTAAATGGTTGTAGCTTTATGGAGGTAAAGTCGATGCGATTAATTCATCAATAAGAAAGCATAACGTTAACAATTACGTTTAGGATGTTTGggatataaatgttaaaagctGGATAAGATGTGAGCCTTAACGAAAGAGTCAGGACAAGTCAAAAATAAACGATCGAATGTGTCATAATGTAAtccacaaaaaaatacaacatatcTCAATATcacaattattataaatgagtttaaaagaaatgtatttgatTTCTTTAGTGATTAAGTATCTATGAGGAAGTTTCAACAGGCCATCAACAAAACCACTCCCAAATGAAATACTAACAGGACTGGAGacgatataataaaaaataaaacacatatctCAGAGCCCGAAAAGAGcaattattgttcttttttttatagaggAATAAGAGAAACAAATGAAACCAATTTCAGTATCAGCAGAATCCAGTGAGGATGGAGGAGCATGAGGACGGGTATTTTTAAGAAGCATTTACAGACCAGAGGAAAAAGCAGCCATAATCACAGGATACTCTTTAGGAATTATATAGAAACTGGAATATTATATTTAGAAGAGATTAACAGAAGGGGTTTAAAAGCTGACTAACCAAacgcagggctgtcaagtgtcacgcattgagtgtgacagtcacgcattttggtcttttctcatgcagaaaacttactatttatcatatatttaatatgccgcagcgcccaaaatgtttCCAAGATAATCAGCATGAgttttttcatgagtgtctgtaacttagccaacagttttacagcctgttcactgacaacacctgctcagaacaagtaggccagtggttctcaaactgggtgccctgagatggtgccagaaaacatctgcGTAATAGAGGTCCCTGGTTCCTTTTTTCAAAGGTGACTGGATTGAACCAATTTGGGAGGCTATCAAAGATCGCAGCCTTGGTTTTTGTGCTTCCACATTCTAACGCTGATGCCCAGAGGGTATTTTCggtggtcggtttgaacaaaacctcaacacgaaaaaCAGCTTGTCTTTGGaagggacattgtcctcaatcatgaccctaaaaatgtctgggcttgagttgaactgttttatatgggagcaacattacaaatgataaagagtccaaaaaggcaacaaacacttacaataaacaccaccagtcataatctctctctctctctctctctctcacacacacacacacacacacacacacacacacacacacacacacacaataagcaTGTTTGTGAAAATTAGATCACTTTAAAGGACGTTTGATACTATTTAATAACTGCCATATGTAAGTCTTGACTCTCAGTAACCAATGATTTaggttttttcccccacaaaTTAAGACACACATTTTTCCTATTCGTTTATTATcttaatgatttatttcagattCACTCTTTCATCGACTGTCCGTCGCGCGTCATTTGACGTCATTTAAAGGCGACGCACTTTGTTGTGTTTACCTTCGGGTTGAAGAAGCAGCGTTTGCGGTTTTGTGGTAATGCTgagatttgatttttattcataaatcaaAGCGGGTTACGGATATTTACATGCAGGATAAATGTCGGATCCGTAAATATCAGTGAATTGATGAGTTTTGATGTTTATTGTACattattacaatatattattcCAGTTAAACGCTGAACGGTGAATTTCGGCAAagagatgaaatgaaattaagcAGAAAAAATGAGATATTCATTTGTGatactgtggggaaaaaaactacTAACGTTATAtaagaaatgtatataaatctttacagttttaagataattttaattttgataTTTTATCACATGGCTGATATCATTCTTCAGTCTTACTCCATaggttacatttattttaagtgcCCCAGTACATTCATTctaactgtttttgtttgtttgtttgtttgtttgtttgtttatttttacatttaggaAATCTACAGGCATTCACAGGCAAGTTTACTCTAAACACCTAGACTCTGTCTGTTACAAGCTTTCCTGTCCACCATGGCAAGTACAACAGTGAAGTTTATCTGGTGTTCTTGCCGCAACTATAAAatccagtccaaagacacgcaCGAAAAGTGTTTAATCTGCCTGGGAATCCAACACGCCAAAGAAGCCGTGCTCGAGTATGGAAAATGTCAACACTGTGCCAAAATGGACTGGAGTACTTGTATCAAGCGTCTCACCAAGGTGCAGGAGGTGATCCATCAGGAGGCCCAGCAGCGGAAAAGCGAGGCGTCTCAGAATGGAATTCAGCCTAAACTTGAAGCGGTGGCATCGTCAGCTAAATCTGTGAGGGTGGTGTCTGCTACACCTACCGTAAAAGAGACTGCAAATGCTGCTCCTGGACCATCTTTCTCCACTGCACCCGTCATGTTCACTCTTGTCTCACCGTCTATGGACTTGCCTGATCCAAACGCTGCAGCGGTAAAAGGTACGTACCTATCACATGTCGCCTTGCAGCATAAGCTAGACTCAGCTCCATCTGTAGCGCCCACGTCAACGCCTTCGACCTCACACAAGAGATGCCATTCGTCTAGGTGTCACTCGTGCTGCACGAGGCACTCAAGCAGGGGCTGCGGACGGAGAAAGAAACGGCCCCTGTCTTCGTCCTCATGTTCGTCCTGGAGCTCTGACTCCTCCTGCGAGTCTGTTCGGGAGAAAAGGACCCGGAGGGAAACGAAGAATTCTACAAAACTTGACCGGAAAAGTGATCAGCTGCTTAACTTGGTGCAGCAGAAACTGGAAGCCCAGCAGAGGGCCATGCAAGTACATTGGAGCGCAATAGAGAGAAGGCTTGATGTCTTGGAGAAAAACAGGATACAGGTCGACGTTACAAATTTAGCAGAAAGCTCTCAAGTGGATCAGGGACAACAGACCGGTAGCACTGCTGGTTCTGGATCTGTTTCTCTATCTAATGTAGTAAAGCAAGAAGACGGGCCAATAGATATCTCGCTTGCTATAAAATCTAGTTTACGGCCACGGGTGAGTTCAGTGCAAGAGGTTCTCACGTCTGATGAGCTGCAGAATCTCATAGTACGGGCAGCCAAACACTTGGGTATCGATTTTCCTAAATCTCAAAATGACTCCCCACATCCAGTTATGTTGCCAGAGTTTGAGGACTTGGTCCAAAGTACGTGGTCCAACCCAGCgagctcacaacctttcaaGCCAGTGTATTCTGAGTTGTACAGGCTTCACGAAAGCCAGTCTCTACCTTACGACCAGATGCCTCAAGTGAACAAGCTTATGTCGGCCATCTTCCAAGCCGTCACGCCTGCAAGCACCCGAGAACAGTCTGTTCCTCCTGAGCCCTGGAGAGTCACGGAAGAGCTTGCAGAAAACTCTTATCAAACCGCCGGCATGCTAGCAAAGACTGCTAACTACTTGCGTTACTTGTCGGATTACCAGAAGCGCCTCTTAGCCGAGATTTCTGAAAACCCGACGCCTCAAAGGCTCCCAGGTGTTTTCAGTGAGCTCAAGCTCATCGGAGAATACACCTTTCAGCTTTCTTCACACCAGGCAGAACTTTCTGGGAGGATCATGGCAGCATCTGTGGCTGTTAAACGACAGACATGGATGGCCAAGACCAATTGCCCAGATTCGCTGAAAGCTACATTTGCAGATCTTCCTTTCGTTGTTGAGACTCAAAAATAGACACTTGGAATTGTTCAGATTAAGTTGTTTATGAATAACATGTAGattttgatgtgtgtgtctccccccctcttaattaatgaatcaattttaatgttatattgCAAAGAAAACTCTTACATTGAACAGGTTACAAAAGTGTGCACATCTATCAGATTGTGAGGGGATTTAACGTGCACAGCCGTCTCCAAATCATTCCACGTGATTGGAAAAGGATTTACATCTGGACGGTGACCTGGACATTCCAAAACTTGATCTTCTTTTTCTGAAGCCATTTCGTTTGTTGACTGTCGTTATTGTTCAGGAGGTGAAAAATTCATCTTCAGCTGTTTAATTGAGGATTGCACTGTTTTGTGAACAATTACAGTAGGTGattctctccacctaaccccaGTCCCAGATTGAGAGAAGCAGCCGACAACACCatgcttccaccaccatgcttcattaTGTGTACGGTGTTCTTTGGGTGATAAGCtgtcttgtttttgtgtatatatatatataaatgtgttgaCAGCCTCTCTGATAGGTTTTAAAACTTAGATAGTAGATACTTCATGTATACTGCTTTTTGTTTGTCTATGCATACAGTGAATTGCAGTTTGTGTAAATAGGTTGGATGGGGAAAAGACAACGTAAATACGCGTAATATTTTCGCCATCTGTTTGAAAAACCTGTTTGAATGTTTCTTTGTTCTTAGCGCATTACAAAAACTCTATAAGAAAACACTAACGACTAAAGAGCTTCTTTACAAACAGATTAGGAGAATACTAACATCTAAAgcttaaaagaaaacaacaaca comes from Tachysurus vachellii isolate PV-2020 chromosome 26, HZAU_Pvac_v1, whole genome shotgun sequence and encodes:
- the LOC132840709 gene encoding uncharacterized protein LOC132840709; this translates as MASTTVKFIWCSCRNYKIQSKDTHEKCLICLGIQHAKEAVLEYGKCQHCAKMDWSTCIKRLTKVQEVIHQEAQQRKSEASQNGIQPKLEAVASSAKSVRVVSATPTVKETANAAPGPSFSTAPVMFTLVSPSMDLPDPNAAAVKGTYLSHVALQHKLDSAPSVAPTSTPSTSHKRCHSSRCHSCCTRHSSRGCGRRKKRPLSSSSCSSWSSDSSCESVREKRTRRETKNSTKLDRKSDQLLNLVQQKLEAQQRAMQVHWSAIERRLDVLEKNRIQVDVTNLAESSQVDQGQQTGSTAGSGSVSLSNVVKQEDGPIDISLAIKSSLRPRVSSVQEVLTSDELQNLIVRAAKHLGIDFPKSQNDSPHPVMLPEFEDLVQSTWSNPASSQPFKPVYSELYRLHESQSLPYDQMPQVNKLMSAIFQAVTPASTREQSVPPEPWRVTEELAENSYQTAGMLAKTANYLRYLSDYQKRLLAEISENPTPQRLPGVFSELKLIGEYTFQLSSHQAELSGRIMAASVAVKRQTWMAKTNCPDSLKATFADLPFVVETQK
- the surf2 gene encoding surfeit locus protein 2: MDALPADLREFLQNQPFLELTEDKKIKCTLNGHEFPCNLAEVQSFISGKKYKKLCAGEEFNYCQYEPHLVPSTKQQNHLFCKLTLRHLNRVPHHVLRHVSGKRFKKALAEYEECVKQGVEFVPFRLRQKKSRPKNTEDGMESTSEGSSKHKQKQKVKKKQDSGIWAPSSSEGEASDSEDSMSDLYPPTLFTLKNPEGQEEIEEDEDEFQTDDEDEDMEVSAPEEAKQAVQKRKKVQSAGFNKKFKKNKKRKGFKQISKVKNGK